The Micromonospora sp. Llam0 genome includes a window with the following:
- a CDS encoding substrate-binding domain-containing protein encodes MIRTTNLRRHRRSAAVTLFATACLTVTACSSTAAPNEDTGTDGGTVAIGNTGPLSDLIDMSEVCGDEPVTVGLVDGFGTNSWSRILRAEVEDEAQKCPAIEGVEYAAGRGDLQATLSAITGMTAKGVDILLVVPSAGPGASHLPAIQAAHAAGVVVVPIGADPTGTPGTDYFDYVDWDTRHDGVLWAQWMVDRLGAEGGNVVLLGGPAGNAVSQQELEGINEVFATAPQINVLTPEPVTTNWDPAMTQQAMAGLLARYPQIDGVISDYGTATMGAIRAFQSAGRPLVPIATTDDNELSCLFDDAKTDNPDFELATVSARTWIGRVGLRKALAQINGLDNQEPSLIQLSLYEDSTGAADGAVTPADACQPALPPGASPSSQLSADDLAALFEG; translated from the coding sequence ATGATCCGAACAACCAACCTGCGCCGCCACCGGCGGTCCGCAGCCGTCACCTTGTTCGCCACCGCCTGCCTCACCGTCACCGCCTGCTCGTCGACCGCCGCCCCGAACGAGGACACCGGCACCGACGGCGGCACCGTCGCCATCGGCAACACCGGCCCGCTGTCCGACCTGATCGACATGAGCGAGGTCTGCGGCGACGAACCGGTCACCGTCGGCCTGGTCGACGGCTTCGGGACCAACTCGTGGTCGCGGATCCTGCGCGCCGAGGTCGAGGACGAGGCCCAGAAGTGCCCGGCGATCGAGGGCGTCGAGTACGCCGCCGGCCGCGGCGACCTGCAGGCAACCCTGTCGGCGATCACCGGCATGACCGCCAAGGGCGTCGACATCCTGCTCGTCGTCCCGTCCGCCGGACCGGGCGCGTCGCACCTGCCGGCGATCCAGGCCGCCCACGCCGCCGGTGTGGTCGTCGTCCCGATCGGCGCAGACCCGACCGGTACGCCCGGCACCGACTACTTCGACTACGTCGACTGGGACACCCGGCACGACGGCGTGTTGTGGGCACAGTGGATGGTCGACCGGCTGGGTGCCGAGGGCGGCAACGTCGTCCTGCTCGGCGGCCCGGCCGGCAACGCGGTCAGCCAGCAGGAACTCGAAGGCATCAACGAGGTCTTCGCCACCGCCCCGCAGATCAACGTGCTGACCCCGGAACCGGTCACCACCAACTGGGACCCGGCGATGACCCAGCAGGCGATGGCCGGCCTGCTCGCCAGGTACCCGCAGATCGACGGCGTGATCAGCGACTACGGCACCGCCACGATGGGCGCCATCCGGGCGTTCCAGAGCGCCGGCCGGCCGCTGGTGCCGATCGCCACCACCGACGACAACGAACTGAGCTGCCTGTTCGACGACGCCAAGACCGACAACCCGGACTTCGAGCTGGCCACCGTGTCGGCCCGTACCTGGATCGGCCGGGTCGGGCTGCGCAAGGCGCTCGCGCAGATCAACGGCCTGGACAACCAGGAACCGTCACTGATCCAGCTCAGCCTCTACGAGGACTCCACCGGAGCAGCCGACGGCGCGGTCACCCCCGCCGACGCCTGCCAGCCGGCGCTGCCGCCGGGCGCCTCACCCTCGTCGCAGCTGTCCGCCGACGACCTCGCCGCGCTGTTCGAGGGCTGA
- a CDS encoding ATP-binding cassette domain-containing protein, with amino-acid sequence MTTSVRHDTVLTLRGIVKTYPGVRALDGVDLTVRAGEVHAVLGENGAGKSTLVGVAAGAVAPDSGTITLLGREHRRLTPALARADGLALVYQTPVLVGSLTVAESMLMLLPERVRPGVDQVAAWTRRHLDELGLPIDAATLVADLTPRQAHLIEIAAALGSEPQVLVLDEPTEALGPDETEWLFEQVRRLVAAGGAVVYITHRIPEIRQIAQRLTVLRDGRVVDSGDVGAQTDEEIVELIVGRSLETTFPPKADLPTADLPTADLPTADLPTADLPTADLPTADLPTADLPTADLPTADLPTAGRTDASSSLLTFDGLTGTGFRGVNGGVHRGEILGLAGVEGNGQRQFLRALAGLVPASGRVAVDGRPVRLTGPAAAARHGIVFLSGERLAEAMFGQLSVRENVAATHLPAVSIGKVLPRRGAERQTVAAAVTSLRVKTATLDSPVGALSGGNQQKALLARAALGEPAVLLVEDPTQGVDAGARVEIYRVLRELAARGTAVVVLSTDAVELEGLCDRVLVFSRGRVQAELAADTLSERHVTGAAVLATEAAVEHGANRTRPPRRRLFGGETQTLAVLAMTVVGAAVTAASSPAFLSLISLQQLLVAAASLALVGLAQLVVVITGGIDLSVGSTVAVAVVVVSFFADGAPAAFAIGIVAAVGAGILVGLINGTLVTAVGLPPVVATLITGIGVLGMAQLLRPLPGGAASGALRTLLGTTIAGVPLTFLVAVAAGVAGHLLLRRSRLGRALRATGSDPVRAARMGVDTIRTKLTGYAIAGALAALGGVVLYAQTGVGNAAVGQALTLASVAAVVLGGASIFGGSGSALATVAAALFLQTVTSAISFLSFSLAWQFWIQGVLVVAAASLPLLRNRRRRRAVVALAAG; translated from the coding sequence ATGACGACGTCGGTCCGCCACGACACCGTGTTGACCCTGCGCGGGATCGTCAAGACCTATCCGGGCGTACGCGCCCTCGACGGGGTCGACCTGACCGTGCGGGCCGGCGAGGTGCACGCCGTCCTCGGTGAGAACGGGGCCGGCAAGTCCACCCTGGTCGGGGTCGCCGCCGGCGCGGTGGCCCCCGATTCGGGCACCATCACCCTGCTCGGGCGGGAGCACCGGCGGCTGACCCCGGCGCTGGCCCGTGCCGACGGCCTGGCGCTGGTCTACCAGACGCCGGTGCTCGTCGGCAGCCTCACCGTCGCCGAGTCGATGCTGATGCTGCTGCCCGAGCGGGTCCGGCCCGGCGTCGACCAGGTGGCCGCCTGGACCCGCCGCCACCTCGACGAACTCGGCCTGCCCATCGACGCCGCCACCCTGGTCGCCGACCTCACCCCACGCCAGGCGCACCTAATCGAGATCGCCGCCGCGCTCGGCAGCGAACCGCAGGTGCTCGTCCTCGACGAGCCCACCGAGGCACTCGGGCCGGACGAGACCGAATGGCTGTTCGAACAGGTCCGCCGGCTGGTCGCGGCCGGCGGAGCGGTCGTCTACATCACCCACCGGATCCCGGAGATCCGCCAGATCGCGCAGCGGCTCACCGTGCTGCGCGACGGCCGGGTGGTCGACAGCGGCGACGTCGGGGCACAGACCGACGAGGAGATCGTCGAGCTGATCGTCGGGCGCTCGCTGGAGACCACCTTCCCGCCAAAGGCCGACCTGCCCACAGCCGACCTGCCCACAGCCGACCTGCCCACAGCCGACCTGCCCACAGCCGACCTGCCCACAGCCGACCTGCCCACAGCCGACCTGCCCACAGCCGACCTGCCCACAGCCGACCTGCCCACAGCCGACCTGCCCACAGCCGGGCGGACCGACGCCAGCTCGTCGCTGCTGACCTTCGACGGTCTCACCGGCACCGGGTTCCGGGGCGTCAACGGCGGAGTACACCGCGGTGAGATCCTCGGCCTCGCCGGGGTGGAAGGCAACGGGCAGCGGCAGTTCCTGCGGGCGCTCGCCGGCCTGGTGCCGGCGAGCGGCCGGGTGGCGGTCGACGGCCGACCGGTACGGCTGACCGGGCCGGCCGCCGCTGCCCGCCACGGCATCGTCTTCCTCTCCGGCGAACGGCTCGCCGAAGCGATGTTCGGCCAGCTCAGCGTCCGGGAGAACGTGGCCGCCACACACCTGCCGGCGGTGTCGATCGGCAAGGTGCTGCCCCGGCGGGGCGCGGAGCGGCAGACCGTGGCCGCCGCGGTGACGTCGCTGCGGGTCAAGACGGCCACCCTGGACAGCCCGGTCGGCGCGCTGTCCGGCGGCAACCAGCAGAAGGCGCTGCTGGCCCGGGCGGCGCTCGGCGAGCCCGCCGTACTGCTGGTCGAGGACCCCACCCAGGGTGTCGACGCCGGCGCCCGGGTGGAGATCTACCGGGTGCTGCGCGAGCTGGCCGCGCGCGGCACCGCCGTGGTGGTGCTGTCCACCGACGCGGTCGAGCTGGAAGGGCTCTGCGACCGGGTGCTGGTCTTCTCCCGGGGTCGGGTGCAGGCCGAACTGGCCGCCGACACCCTCTCCGAACGGCACGTCACCGGCGCCGCCGTACTCGCCACCGAAGCGGCGGTCGAGCACGGCGCCAACCGGACCCGCCCGCCCCGGCGGCGGCTGTTCGGCGGCGAGACGCAGACCCTGGCGGTGCTGGCGATGACCGTCGTGGGCGCAGCGGTCACCGCCGCGTCGTCGCCGGCCTTCCTGAGCCTGATCAGCCTGCAGCAACTGCTGGTCGCCGCCGCGTCGCTGGCCCTGGTCGGTCTCGCCCAACTGGTCGTCGTCATCACCGGCGGGATCGACCTGTCGGTCGGCTCGACGGTGGCGGTCGCGGTGGTCGTCGTGTCGTTCTTCGCCGACGGCGCACCCGCCGCCTTCGCCATCGGGATCGTCGCGGCTGTCGGCGCCGGCATCCTGGTCGGCCTGATAAACGGGACCCTGGTGACCGCCGTGGGGCTGCCCCCGGTGGTGGCCACGCTGATCACCGGGATCGGCGTACTCGGGATGGCGCAGCTGCTGCGGCCGCTGCCCGGCGGGGCGGCCAGCGGCGCGCTGCGGACCCTGCTCGGCACCACGATCGCCGGCGTACCGCTGACGTTCCTGGTGGCGGTCGCCGCCGGCGTCGCCGGGCACCTGCTGCTGCGCCGCTCGCGCCTCGGCCGGGCGCTGCGGGCCACCGGCTCCGACCCGGTGCGGGCCGCGCGGATGGGCGTCGACACCATCCGGACCAAACTCACCGGGTACGCCATCGCCGGCGCGCTGGCCGCGCTCGGCGGGGTGGTGCTGTATGCGCAGACCGGGGTCGGCAACGCCGCCGTCGGCCAGGCGCTGACCCTCGCCTCCGTGGCGGCGGTGGTGCTCGGCGGGGCGAGCATCTTCGGCGGCTCCGGCTCGGCGCTGGCCACCGTCGCTGCCGCCCTGTTCCTGCAGACCGTCACCAGCGCGATCAGTTTCCTGTCGTTCAGCCTTGCCTGGCAGTTCTGGATCCAGGGCGTCCTGGTGGTGGCCGCCGCGTCGTTGCCGCTGCTGCGCAACCGGCGGCGTCGGCGGGCCGTCGTCGCGCTCGCCGCCGGCTGA
- a CDS encoding cupin domain-containing protein: MYGDQHMYHVTRMDDEGAVIPPGYAGHSTGFRRQDLIGRETGSHHMTMSTGILDPGGAIAATVHSYEKSLWIWSGELTLTMLGQRLTLRADDCALVPVAVAHRLTAGRAGARWLEMSAPVRLLPGDHRRDTFFVPDELTGGEFGGEPGGVDLRDPRNRHFFRFDSSSMDLSRLARGSDPNAPEVSASMATALLAYSGIGIRMLADQRVGAQLHTMFMVEYQPTAVAHPHDHPFEEAYVFTEGRTEAVVGGGVELSLEPGDVLWTGSGCDHAFYNRTDGRTRWIETQSPQPPAQHSYRFNRDWEYLDRKLCAGVRVDPRAGGTGPADTGTAPR; encoded by the coding sequence ATGTACGGGGATCAGCACATGTACCACGTGACCCGGATGGACGACGAGGGGGCGGTCATCCCGCCCGGGTACGCCGGGCACAGCACCGGCTTCCGCCGCCAGGACCTGATCGGCCGGGAGACCGGCTCGCACCACATGACGATGAGCACCGGCATCCTCGACCCGGGCGGCGCCATCGCGGCCACCGTCCACTCGTACGAGAAGAGTCTGTGGATCTGGTCCGGTGAACTGACCCTGACCATGCTCGGCCAGCGGCTGACCCTGCGGGCCGACGACTGCGCGTTGGTGCCGGTGGCGGTGGCGCACCGGCTCACCGCCGGGCGCGCCGGTGCCCGGTGGTTGGAGATGTCCGCGCCGGTGCGGCTGCTGCCCGGCGACCACCGCCGGGACACCTTCTTCGTCCCCGATGAGCTCACCGGCGGCGAGTTCGGCGGCGAGCCCGGCGGGGTCGACCTGCGCGACCCCCGCAACCGGCATTTCTTCCGCTTCGACAGCTCCTCGATGGACCTGAGCCGGCTGGCGCGGGGCAGCGACCCGAACGCCCCGGAGGTGTCCGCCAGCATGGCCACCGCGCTGCTCGCGTACAGCGGCATCGGTATCCGGATGCTCGCCGACCAGCGGGTCGGCGCGCAGCTGCACACCATGTTCATGGTCGAGTACCAGCCGACCGCCGTCGCCCACCCGCACGACCATCCGTTCGAGGAGGCGTACGTGTTCACCGAGGGGCGCACCGAGGCGGTGGTGGGCGGCGGCGTCGAACTCAGCCTCGAACCCGGTGACGTGCTGTGGACCGGTTCCGGCTGCGACCACGCCTTCTACAACCGTACCGACGGGCGGACCCGGTGGATCGAGACCCAGTCGCCGCAGCCGCCCGCCCAGCACTCGTACCGGTTCAACCGGGACTGGGAGTACCTCGACCGGAAACTCTGCGCCGGAGTCCGGGTCGACCCGCGCGCGGGCGGGACCGGGCCGGCCGACACCGGGACGGCTCCGCGATGA
- a CDS encoding NAD(P)-dependent oxidoreductase: MRVGQLGTGRMGTAIARRLIDAGHQVTVWNRTAAKAGLLVGQGAVRAATLAELAACPVVFVSVSSSEDLLAVLDPGDGLLSAADGGLRTVVDCSTVAVDASAAARELCARAGVAFLAAPISGNPEVVGSGRACLVASGPADTFSDVEPLLRAVGRIVVHAGEREQARLVKLAHNLYLGALAQALVEVTTLVEKAGTDRRAFLDFLGNAVVGSEWVRQRTPDLADRDWTPTFTGVLLRKDLDLGLAAAREHQVPMPVVSMVHQLVQQAIGHGHGEKDLLALYEIQAAAAGLADHQSPSLDDPQPHERNT; the protein is encoded by the coding sequence ATGAGGGTCGGCCAACTGGGCACCGGGCGGATGGGTACCGCCATCGCGCGGCGGCTGATCGACGCCGGCCACCAGGTCACCGTCTGGAACCGCACTGCGGCCAAGGCCGGCCTGCTGGTCGGGCAGGGAGCGGTACGCGCGGCGACGCTCGCCGAACTGGCCGCCTGCCCGGTGGTGTTCGTCTCGGTGTCCTCCTCCGAGGACCTGCTCGCCGTGCTCGACCCCGGCGACGGGCTGCTGTCCGCAGCCGACGGGGGACTGCGGACCGTGGTCGACTGCTCCACCGTCGCGGTCGACGCCTCCGCCGCCGCCCGCGAGCTCTGCGCCCGGGCCGGCGTGGCGTTCCTCGCCGCGCCGATCAGCGGCAACCCGGAGGTGGTCGGCTCCGGGCGGGCCTGCCTGGTCGCCTCCGGGCCGGCGGACACCTTCTCCGACGTCGAGCCGCTGCTGCGGGCCGTCGGCCGGATCGTCGTGCACGCCGGGGAGCGGGAACAGGCCCGGCTGGTGAAGCTGGCCCACAACCTCTACCTGGGCGCGCTGGCGCAGGCACTGGTGGAGGTGACCACCCTGGTCGAGAAGGCCGGCACCGACCGGCGGGCGTTCCTCGACTTCCTCGGCAACGCCGTCGTCGGCTCCGAGTGGGTGCGCCAGCGTACCCCCGATCTGGCCGACCGGGACTGGACGCCCACCTTCACCGGCGTACTGCTGCGCAAGGACCTCGACCTGGGCCTGGCCGCCGCCCGCGAGCACCAGGTGCCGATGCCGGTGGTGTCCATGGTGCACCAGCTGGTGCAGCAGGCCATCGGCCACGGGCACGGCGAGAAGGACCTGCTCGCCCTCTACGAGATCCAGGCCGCCGCCGCCGGCCTGGCCGATCACCAGTCACCGTCGCTGGACGACCCCCAGCCGCACGAGAGGAACACCTGA
- a CDS encoding Xaa-Pro peptidase family protein, producing MSTATFGLNVVDWEARVDPARLRRERLARLRRQLDASSVGALLTFDFHNIRYMTATHIGTWAMDKLIRFALLPRGGEPVLWDFGSAARHHELYAPWLDYRDASGVAAGTSGARAGISVLRGAFHPDAGVAEAVADKIYTELDRYGLTDAPLGVDLLELPILTALQARGIEVVDGQQIFLEARRIKTPDEISLLTTAASMVDAAYDDLYAFLRPGVRENETVGLVAKKLFDLGSEHVEGVNAISGERCSPHPHVFSDRLIRPGDPAFFDILHSFMGYRTCYYRTFAVGSASRAQVDAYQRCRDYMDRAIELVKPGATTADIVSVWPTAQEFGFADEEAAFGLQYGHGVGLSIWEKPIFSRLVSLEHPEVIEEGMVFALETYWPAADGWGAARIEEELVVTADGAEVITKFPAEQLLVAGQRYFTTGGALPLQRHSQSHVNNRPGEDGADR from the coding sequence ATGAGCACCGCCACCTTCGGGTTGAACGTCGTCGACTGGGAGGCCCGGGTCGACCCGGCCCGGCTGCGCCGCGAGCGGCTGGCGCGGCTGCGCCGCCAGCTCGACGCGTCCTCGGTCGGGGCGCTGCTGACCTTCGACTTCCACAACATCCGCTACATGACCGCCACCCACATCGGCACCTGGGCGATGGACAAGCTGATCCGGTTCGCGCTGCTGCCGCGCGGCGGGGAGCCCGTTCTGTGGGACTTCGGCTCCGCCGCCCGCCACCACGAGCTGTACGCGCCGTGGCTCGACTACCGCGACGCGAGCGGCGTCGCCGCCGGCACCAGTGGCGCGCGGGCCGGCATCTCGGTGCTGCGCGGCGCCTTCCACCCCGACGCCGGCGTCGCCGAGGCGGTCGCGGACAAGATCTACACCGAACTCGACCGGTACGGACTGACCGACGCTCCGCTCGGCGTCGACCTGCTCGAACTGCCCATCCTGACCGCGTTGCAGGCCAGAGGCATCGAGGTCGTCGACGGCCAGCAGATCTTCCTGGAAGCCAGGCGGATCAAGACCCCCGACGAGATCAGCCTGCTCACCACGGCCGCGTCGATGGTCGACGCCGCCTACGACGACCTGTACGCGTTCCTGCGCCCCGGCGTACGGGAGAACGAAACCGTCGGGTTGGTCGCCAAGAAGCTGTTCGACCTCGGCTCCGAACACGTCGAAGGGGTCAACGCGATCTCCGGGGAACGCTGCTCGCCGCACCCGCACGTGTTCAGCGACCGGCTGATCCGCCCCGGCGACCCGGCGTTCTTCGACATCCTGCACAGCTTCATGGGCTACCGCACCTGCTACTACCGCACCTTCGCGGTGGGCAGCGCCTCCCGCGCGCAGGTCGACGCCTACCAGCGCTGCCGCGACTACATGGACCGGGCGATCGAGCTGGTCAAGCCGGGTGCGACCACCGCCGACATCGTCTCGGTCTGGCCGACCGCGCAGGAGTTCGGCTTCGCCGACGAGGAGGCCGCGTTCGGCCTGCAGTACGGCCACGGCGTCGGCCTGTCCATCTGGGAGAAGCCGATCTTCAGCCGGCTCGTCTCACTGGAGCACCCCGAGGTGATCGAGGAGGGCATGGTCTTCGCGCTGGAGACCTACTGGCCGGCCGCCGACGGCTGGGGCGCCGCCCGGATCGAGGAGGAGTTGGTCGTTACCGCCGACGGCGCCGAGGTGATCACCAAGTTTCCGGCTGAACAACTGCTCGTCGCCGGCCAGCGCTACTTCACCACCGGCGGTGCGCTGCCGCTGCAGCGGCACAGCCAGTCGCACGTCAACAACCGGCCCGGCGAGGACGGAGCGGACCGATGA
- a CDS encoding thiamine pyrophosphate-dependent dehydrogenase E1 component subunit alpha, which yields MTLPLQHHPYGEHDAVLPPGDVTRHDSAPIDLDTRLHLYRRQQEMRQFEKRAYDLFMQQLVKGTSHLSLGMEAIAAGFGVAMRPDDYSFATYRGHAHTLARGVGMTPVLAELLGRANGLLGGKGGSMHLTSVEHGMLGSYAIIGAHLTIANGAAWSAQYRGSGQVAVCFFGDGTTNIGAFHEALNYAAVYRLPVVFVCENNLYMEYTVTSDITAVRRPAADRAAAYGMTPIEIDGNDADEVYQTAVAALARARSGAGPSLVEAVTYRHGGHSRADPGKYRPAAEVAAWQAYDPVAIYRGRLRRLGVDPAQLDRIDKEVADAVDEATEQASAGELPPPGSAMTELWADGGSSWRN from the coding sequence ATGACCCTGCCACTGCAGCACCACCCGTACGGTGAGCACGACGCCGTCCTGCCGCCGGGCGACGTGACCCGGCACGACAGCGCGCCGATCGACCTGGACACCCGGCTGCACCTGTACCGGCGTCAGCAGGAGATGCGCCAGTTCGAGAAACGGGCGTACGACCTGTTCATGCAACAGTTGGTGAAGGGCACCAGCCACCTGTCGCTGGGCATGGAGGCGATCGCCGCCGGGTTCGGTGTGGCGATGCGCCCCGACGACTACAGCTTCGCCACCTACCGGGGTCACGCGCACACCCTGGCCCGGGGCGTCGGGATGACCCCGGTGCTGGCCGAACTGCTCGGCCGAGCCAACGGCCTGCTCGGCGGCAAGGGTGGCTCGATGCACCTGACCAGCGTCGAGCACGGCATGCTGGGCTCGTACGCGATCATCGGCGCGCACCTGACGATCGCCAACGGCGCGGCCTGGTCCGCCCAGTACCGGGGCTCCGGGCAGGTGGCGGTCTGCTTCTTCGGCGACGGCACCACCAACATCGGGGCGTTCCACGAGGCGCTCAACTACGCCGCCGTCTACCGGCTGCCGGTGGTGTTCGTCTGCGAGAACAACCTGTACATGGAGTACACGGTCACCAGTGACATCACCGCGGTGCGCCGGCCGGCCGCCGACCGGGCGGCGGCGTACGGGATGACACCGATCGAGATCGACGGCAACGACGCCGACGAGGTCTACCAGACGGCCGTGGCCGCCCTGGCCCGAGCCCGGTCAGGTGCGGGACCGTCGCTGGTGGAGGCGGTCACCTACCGCCACGGCGGGCACTCCCGCGCCGACCCGGGCAAGTACCGGCCGGCGGCCGAGGTAGCGGCCTGGCAGGCGTACGACCCGGTGGCGATCTACCGGGGCCGGCTGCGGCGTCTCGGCGTTGACCCGGCGCAGCTGGACCGGATCGACAAGGAGGTGGCCGACGCGGTCGACGAGGCGACCGAGCAGGCCAGCGCCGGTGAGCTGCCCCCACCGGGCAGCGCGATGACCGAGCTGTGGGCGGATGGAGGATCGTCATGGCGCAACTGA
- a CDS encoding alpha-ketoacid dehydrogenase subunit beta — protein MAQLSYREAVARGIAQEMDRDERVVLVGEDVAGAGGVFKTTAGLLDRFGPRRVVDTPISEQAILGAAMGAAMTGLRPVAEIMFSDFFAVCWDIVVNQIAKTRYMTNGQVSLPLVIKSGNGGSLRFGAQHSQSVENWAMAVPGLKVVSPSTPTDVVGLMAAAVRSDDPVLFFEHKGLYSGRAEVPDGEIVDTLGTAKIRRPGRDATVVALGLMVPRALQAADELAGRGIDVEVIDVRSLVPLDMTTILDSVHRTGRLFTVEENPRLLGWGAEIASIAVDEAFWDLDGPVQRITTPHIPLPSADSLEDLVIPSVESIGQTIEKALQS, from the coding sequence ATGGCGCAACTGAGCTACCGGGAGGCGGTCGCCCGGGGCATCGCCCAGGAGATGGACCGCGACGAGCGGGTGGTGCTGGTCGGCGAGGACGTGGCCGGTGCCGGCGGGGTGTTCAAGACGACCGCCGGGCTGCTCGACCGGTTCGGGCCGCGCCGGGTCGTCGACACCCCGATCTCCGAGCAGGCCATCCTCGGTGCGGCGATGGGTGCGGCGATGACCGGGCTGCGCCCGGTCGCCGAGATCATGTTCTCCGACTTCTTCGCGGTCTGCTGGGACATCGTGGTCAACCAGATCGCCAAGACCCGGTACATGACCAACGGCCAGGTCAGCCTGCCGTTGGTGATCAAGTCCGGCAACGGCGGTAGTCTGCGGTTCGGTGCCCAGCATTCGCAGTCGGTGGAGAACTGGGCGATGGCCGTACCCGGTCTGAAGGTGGTCAGCCCGTCCACCCCGACCGACGTGGTCGGCCTGATGGCCGCCGCCGTCCGCAGCGACGACCCGGTGCTGTTCTTCGAACACAAGGGACTGTACTCGGGGCGGGCCGAGGTGCCCGACGGGGAGATCGTCGACACCCTCGGCACCGCGAAGATCCGCCGGCCGGGCCGGGACGCCACCGTCGTCGCCCTCGGCCTGATGGTGCCCAGGGCGCTGCAGGCCGCCGACGAACTCGCCGGCCGGGGCATCGACGTCGAGGTCATCGATGTCCGGTCGCTGGTGCCGCTGGACATGACCACCATCCTGGACTCGGTGCACCGCACCGGGCGGCTGTTCACCGTCGAGGAGAACCCGCGGCTGCTCGGCTGGGGCGCGGAGATCGCCTCGATCGCCGTCGACGAGGCGTTCTGGGACCTGGACGGGCCGGTCCAGCGGATCACCACCCCGCACATTCCGCTGCCGTCCGCCGATTCGCTGGAGGACCTGGTCATTCCGTCGGTGGAGAGCATCGGGCAGACCATCGAGAAGGCGCTGCAGTCGTGA
- a CDS encoding E3 binding domain-containing protein — MTRQQHSPRVRRLAGEHGVDLAGLRGSGPAGRVRPADVLAAAGRPVTPSAAAAAAVPTTAVVPPAGSGRTVAAALVEAQLGVVDDRPVGPLAAVALLRALRRTPLADADGRHLAVLVDGADGRRGVRVLPDAGDLNPAALARRLADPDGLTEGPSGTAGDQPAPAVALCDSAAAGLLHEVPQLPAGLAAVVSVGAPVERPTVVRHSGQPMLAIGAVSTVGIVHDPARITPAAAHALLGAVRAELETSRSTTNPTTNRNR, encoded by the coding sequence GTGACCCGCCAGCAGCACAGCCCCCGGGTGCGGCGGCTCGCCGGCGAACACGGCGTCGACCTGGCCGGCCTGCGCGGGAGCGGCCCGGCCGGTCGGGTACGCCCCGCCGACGTGCTCGCCGCCGCCGGCCGGCCGGTCACCCCGTCGGCAGCTGCGGCCGCCGCCGTACCGACCACCGCCGTCGTGCCGCCGGCCGGCTCCGGCCGTACGGTGGCAGCCGCGCTGGTCGAAGCCCAGCTCGGCGTCGTCGACGATCGTCCGGTCGGGCCGCTCGCCGCCGTCGCGCTGCTGCGGGCGCTGCGCCGCACCCCGCTGGCCGACGCCGACGGACGGCACCTGGCGGTGCTCGTCGACGGCGCGGACGGCAGGCGCGGCGTACGGGTGCTGCCCGACGCCGGGGACCTCAACCCGGCGGCCCTCGCCCGCCGCCTCGCCGACCCGGACGGCCTGACCGAGGGGCCGTCCGGCACCGCCGGCGACCAACCGGCACCGGCGGTCGCGCTGTGCGACAGCGCCGCCGCCGGCCTGCTGCACGAGGTTCCGCAGCTGCCGGCCGGGCTGGCGGCGGTGGTCAGCGTCGGAGCGCCCGTCGAGCGACCCACCGTGGTGCGCCACAGTGGTCAGCCGATGCTGGCCATCGGCGCGGTCAGCACCGTCGGCATCGTGCACGACCCGGCGCGGATCACACCGGCCGCCGCCCACGCGCTGCTCGGTGCCGTACGCGCGGAACTGGAAACCTCTCGCTCGACGACGAACCCGACGACGAACAGGAACCGTTGA